Below is a genomic region from Candidatus Neomarinimicrobiota bacterium.
TCCAAAGTATAAAATACCTCGAAAGTACATAGCTGTGACAGATCGTCCAATTCAGCCAAAGGAAATTCAAAAGCTAAAAAGAGGCATGCATATTTGGGATAACATTAAAGGGAAGGCTAAAGTAAACCATCAAAAAACGGTTAAAAAACGTACAACCATTGAATTAGAACTTCGGCAGGGAAAAAAGAGGGAAATCAGGAGGATTATGGATCGATTGAAGATAAAATTATTTTCACTCCACCGGTCGCATTTTGGATCCCTTTCATTGGGCAATTTAAAGCAAGGAGAAGCACGAAAACTCACCGACAGTGAAAAGGAAAATTTACAGGCGATTTGCGGGCTTAATAATAATAAATCGAGTGAAAAACGTAAATAAGGGTATGGAGTACTTCTATTGATTTTCAATAGTTCTAAAACTAAATTGCTTGGCTTTTTGAGAATCTAAAACTATGATTATCGCTATCGATGGTCCGGCTGCGTCCGGAAAAAGTACAACTGCTCGCAAAGTGGCTCAGCAATTGGAATTTTTATATCTCGATACGGGCGCCATGTACCGATGCGTGACGTTGGCTCTTCTAGATCAACATATTTCGATCTCAGATGTATCGGCGGTTAATAACCTGTTGGAATCAATAGATGTGAACCTCTCAGAAGATGATGGAAATCCTATGGTTCATTTGAATAAAAAAAATGTAACTGACAAGATTCGTTCAGCTGAGGTAACATCTAATGTGAGTGCTGTAAGCGCCATCCGAGAAGTCCGGAAAGCAATGGTTCGGATGCAAAGAAAAATTGCATCTAATTCAAATTGTGTAATGGAAGGTCGCGATATCGGAACGGTAGTTTTCCCAAATGCAGAAGTAAAAATCTTTTTGGTAGCCGATGCAAATGTAAGAGCTGTGCGACGGCAAAAAGACCTTCTGGCTTTAGGTGAAATGAACTCGGTAGATGAATTGGTGAAGGAAATCGAAAAACGGGATGCATTTGATTCCACTCGAGAACATTCACCACTTCAAAAAGCAAAGGATGCTTTTGTAATCGATACAAGTCATGTGACAATCGATGAGCAGGTATCAGAGATAATTGAAATTGTTAACCAAAAAAAGAGAAAATAACGAATATTATGAGCAAAGAAGAACAGACATTAGAACAGACGTTAGATGTTGCTGTAGAATCACCTACAGATGAATCA
It encodes:
- a CDS encoding (d)CMP kinase, whose amino-acid sequence is MIIAIDGPAASGKSTTARKVAQQLEFLYLDTGAMYRCVTLALLDQHISISDVSAVNNLLESIDVNLSEDDGNPMVHLNKKNVTDKIRSAEVTSNVSAVSAIREVRKAMVRMQRKIASNSNCVMEGRDIGTVVFPNAEVKIFLVADANVRAVRRQKDLLALGEMNSVDELVKEIEKRDAFDSTREHSPLQKAKDAFVIDTSHVTIDEQVSEIIEIVNQKKRK
- a CDS encoding rRNA pseudouridine synthase, whose amino-acid sequence is MRLNKFLAHAGVASRRKADELIRSATTTVNGKMVTDPALDVNSTDDIYFDGSRIKISDEMIVLMLHKPIGFITSVSDPEGRRTVMELVPVKERMFPIGRLDQDTTGLLLLTNDGELSQALLHPKYKIPRKYIAVTDRPIQPKEIQKLKRGMHIWDNIKGKAKVNHQKTVKKRTTIELELRQGKKREIRRIMDRLKIKLFSLHRSHFGSLSLGNLKQGEARKLTDSEKENLQAICGLNNNKSSEKRK